The DNA region CCGCTCCCATCCGCTGCGGCTTTCCGTCACGTTTCGGGATCCCGTAAGGACTTTCGGTGAAACATTCCGTCGTGACGGTTGACGCCGTCCCAGTGCCCGCCCAACTCTAAGCGCTCCGAATGGCAGCGGCTTGGCTTGGCGCAGTCCCTGGCCGGGTTTCGCCGCCCCACGAACATGACGTGCCCACAGGTCGAGGTTGACGTCCATGGATTCCCTGAAAGCCACCCTCGACCGTCTCGGCCGGGCCGTGGACCGGCTGGAACATGCCGCCGCGGCGCGCGAGGAGCGGGTCGTCCGGCGCGAGCATGACCTGTCGCAGGCGCTTGAAACCGCGCGGGCCGAGCGCGCGACCGCCCAGGCCACCGCCGAGGCGGTATCCCAGCGGCTGGAGGTCGCCATCGCCCGGCTGCAACAAGTGCTGGAGAGCTGACGCCATGGCCCAGGTCGACATCGAAGTGAACGGCCGGTTCTATCGCATGCTGTGCGAGGACGGGCAGGAGGCGCGGCTGCAGGAACTGGCGGCCTACGTCGACGACCGGCTGCGCCGGCTGACCGGCGGCGGGCGCAGCGGGTCGGAGGCGCAGATGATGCTGATGACCTGCCTGGTGCTGGCCGACGAACTGCAGGACGTGATGTCCGGCAAGGGCATCGCCCCGGCGGTGGACGAGACCGCGGTGGTCGGCGAACTCGATCGTGTCGCAAAACGCATCGAAGAGGTTGCCGCGCGGCTCGAACGCGCCTAGATTGGTACACGGAAGGACCGCTGCCTGGTTCGACAGGCTGCAATAATCCCCAGGGCCGATAACCTTGATCTCTAGGGAGCTGTCCCTGTCCGGCCCATCGGGCCGGGTACACGGCGCCCACCTGCTCATGCAGGCCATGGAGGATAGGCACATGGCCACCGGCCGAGGCGGCGCCTTCCACCTTTCTCTTTCCTCCGCACGCAGTCCGCGATGACCGACCCGCAAGCCAAGGACGCCGCCCGACGCGAGGCGCGCGCCCGGCGCGACGCCATCGCCGGCTCCGACCGCCCCGCAGCCTCCGCCGCCGTGTGCCGCCGCATCGCCGAACTGGCGGCGGACGGGCATCTGCCGCCTGGGGCCGTCGGCGGGTATTGGCCGCTCGGCTCCGAACTCGACGCGCGGCCTGCTTTGATCCATCTTAGGCAGCTTGGCCGTCCGGTTTCCCTGCCGGTGTCGGGGCCGCGCGGCACCGCGCTGGTCTTCCGCGACTGGGATCCGGAAGCGCCGATGGCCGTTGGCCGCTATGGCATCCACGAGCCGGGGGAGGGGCGCGCGGTCCTGCGCCCGTCGCTGCTGCTGGTGCCGCTGCTGGCCTTCGACCGCGGCGGGCACCGCCTGGGCTATGGCGCCGGCTATTACGACCGGACGCTGGACGGCCTGCGGGCGGACGGGGCGGTTCTGGCGGTCGGCGTGGCCTTCGCGGCGCAGGAAATGCCGGCGGTGCCGGTGGACGGCCACGACGAGCGGCTGGACTGGATCGTGACGGAGCGGGAAACGCTCCGCATTCTTAAGTGAGATTATCGGGAAGGTTGGGGCGATGCGGATTCTGTTCTTCGGCGATGTGGTGGGCCGGGCCGGGCGCGATGCGGTGCTGGCGCACATGCCGATGCTGCGCGAAAGGCTGGACCCCGACCTGACCGTGGTGAACGGCGAGAACTCCGCCGGCGGCTACGGCGTCACGGTCAAGATCGCCGAGGATTTCTTCGCCGCCGGCATCGACGTGGTGACGCTGGGCAACCATACCTGGGACCAGAAGGAACTGGTCGGCACCATCGAGCAGCAGCCGCGCATCATCCGCCCGCTGAACTACCCGGAGGGCACGCCCGGCCGCGGCTTCGTCCTGCTGCAGGCGCGCGGCGGGCGCAAGGTGCTGGTGGTGAACGTGCTGCTCCGCCTGTTCATGGAGCCGATGGACGATCCCTTCGCCGCGGTGGACCGGGTGCTGAAGGCGCATCGCCTCGGGCCGGGCGGCGTCGACGCCGTGCTGATCGACATGCATGGCGAGGCGACCAGCGAGAAGATGATCATGGGCCACTTCTGCGACGGCCGCGCCTCGCTGGTGGTGGGCACCCACAGCCATGTGCCGACCGCCGACCATATGGTCCTGCCGAAGGGCACCGCCTATCAGTCGGACGCCGGCATGTGCGGCGATTACGACAGCGCCATCGGCATGAAGAAGGAGGTGGCGTTGGCCAAGATGGTGCGCAAGCTGCCGACCGAGCGGCTGTCGCCGGCCGAAGGGGAAGGCACCGTCTGCGGCTGCTACGTCGAGACCGACGACCGCAGCGGGCTGGCGGTGCGGATCGAACCGGTGCGCATCGGCGGGCGGCTGAGCCAGACTTTGCCGGAGCGAATGCAGTAGGGCGTTCAGCGCCCGACCCGGGCCGCCGCAATCTCGCCATATTGACTTTCTAATCCGGTGGGTGTCGTCTCCCGCGCCGAAAAGGTGCGGTGGGGCGGCAGACCTGTTACATGTGTCGTGCGCTCACCCCGTCCGATTGACCATATCCCGCTTCGAGGCTCGTTCGACCCATGGCCGGTCATTCCCAGTTCAAGAACATCATGCACCGCAAAGGCGCGCAGGACGCCAAGCGGTCCAAGATCTTCAACAAGCTCGCCCGCGAGATCACCGTCGCCGCGAAGAGCGGCCTGCCGGACCCGGCGGCCAATCCGCGCCTGCGCGCCGCGATCCTCGCCGCCCGCGCCCAGAACATGCCGCGCGACCGCATCGACCGCGCCGTCAAGCAGGGCACGCCCGGCGGCGGCGACGACGCGAACTACGAGGAGGTGCGGTACGAGGGCTACGGCCCCGGCGGCGTCGCCCTGATCGTCGAGGCGCTGACCGACAACCGCAACCGCACCGCTTCGGAAGTGCGCTCCAGCTTCACCAAGTACGGCGGCAGCCTGGGCGAGACCAATTCGGTCAGCTTCATGTTCAACCGCGTCGGCGCCATCTACTACCCGGCCTCGGCGGCGGATGCCGACACCATGTTCGAGGTGGCTCTGGAGGCCGGTGCGGACA from Azospirillum ramasamyi includes:
- a CDS encoding cell division protein ZapA, which codes for MAQVDIEVNGRFYRMLCEDGQEARLQELAAYVDDRLRRLTGGGRSGSEAQMMLMTCLVLADELQDVMSGKGIAPAVDETAVVGELDRVAKRIEEVAARLERA
- a CDS encoding 5-formyltetrahydrofolate cyclo-ligase — its product is MTDPQAKDAARREARARRDAIAGSDRPAASAAVCRRIAELAADGHLPPGAVGGYWPLGSELDARPALIHLRQLGRPVSLPVSGPRGTALVFRDWDPEAPMAVGRYGIHEPGEGRAVLRPSLLLVPLLAFDRGGHRLGYGAGYYDRTLDGLRADGAVLAVGVAFAAQEMPAVPVDGHDERLDWIVTERETLRILK
- a CDS encoding TIGR00282 family metallophosphoesterase, giving the protein MRILFFGDVVGRAGRDAVLAHMPMLRERLDPDLTVVNGENSAGGYGVTVKIAEDFFAAGIDVVTLGNHTWDQKELVGTIEQQPRIIRPLNYPEGTPGRGFVLLQARGGRKVLVVNVLLRLFMEPMDDPFAAVDRVLKAHRLGPGGVDAVLIDMHGEATSEKMIMGHFCDGRASLVVGTHSHVPTADHMVLPKGTAYQSDAGMCGDYDSAIGMKKEVALAKMVRKLPTERLSPAEGEGTVCGCYVETDDRSGLAVRIEPVRIGGRLSQTLPERMQ
- a CDS encoding YebC/PmpR family DNA-binding transcriptional regulator encodes the protein MAGHSQFKNIMHRKGAQDAKRSKIFNKLAREITVAAKSGLPDPAANPRLRAAILAARAQNMPRDRIDRAVKQGTPGGGDDANYEEVRYEGYGPGGVALIVEALTDNRNRTASEVRSSFTKYGGSLGETNSVSFMFNRVGAIYYPASAADADTMFEVALEAGADNVESDENGHEVTSTVESFGAVRDALEAKFGGAESARLTWRPLNTVAPSEEAAASLLKLLDVLEDNDDVQVVEGNFDISDELMQKLTA